A stretch of Oryza brachyantha chromosome 4, ObraRS2, whole genome shotgun sequence DNA encodes these proteins:
- the LOC102705432 gene encoding general transcription factor IIH subunit 2 produces the protein MYGGGGGGGGGFNAPSTASGRRRNQEDEDEEEEEEAGEGRVLEAWERAYADDRSWEALQEDESGLLRPIDTKALVHSQYRRRLLLRSSASAAARIQKGLIRYLYIVIDLSRAASEMDYRPSRMAVVAKYAEVFIREFFDQNPLSHVGIVTIKDGISNRLTEIGGSPESQIKALMGKLECSGDSSLQNALELIHGYLDQVPSYGHKEVLILYSALNTCDPGDIMETIGKCKKSKIRCSVIGLAAEIFICKYLCEETGGSYTVALDESHLKELLLEHAPPPPAIAEYAAANLIKMGFPQRGAEDLISICSCHKKIKSGAEGYICPRCKVNVCELPTECRTCGLTLVSSPHLARSYHHLFPVQPFDEVSSMHPNKLGQKGGQKCYSCQQSFINPDSHSSLHVRCPKCNQHFCLDCDIYIHESLHNCPGCESQRSSS, from the exons atgtacggcggcggcggcggcggcggcggcggcttcaaCGCGCCCTCCACGGcgtccggccggcggcgcaatcaggaggacgaggacgaggaggaggaggaggaggccggcgagggGCGGGTCCTCGAGGCCTGGGAGCGCGCGTACGCGGACGACCGGTCGTGGGAGGCGCTGCAGGAGGACGAGTcgggcctcctccgcccgatCGACACCAAGGCCCTCGTCCACTCCCagtaccgccgccgcctcctcctccgctcctctgcctcggcggcggcccgcATCCAGAAGGGCCTCATCCGCTACCTCTACATCGTCATCGATCTCTCCCGG GCAGCTTCAGAGATGGATTATCGACCTAGTCGAATGGCTGTTGTTGCAAAATACGCTGAAGTGTTCATAAGGGAATTCTTTGACCAGAACCCCTTGAGCCATGTGGGGATAGTGACGATTAAAGATGGCATTTCCAATCGACTTACGGAGATTGGAGGTAGTCCAGAGTCACAAATTAAAGCATTGATGGGGAAGCTTGAGTGTTCTGGTGATTCATCTCTGCAGAACGCTCTAGAGCTTATCCATGGTTATTTAGACCAAGTTCCTTCATATGGTCACAAGGAAGTATTAATATTGTACTCTGCACTAAATACTTGTGATCCTGGAGATATCATGGAGACAATAGGGAAATGCAAGAAATCCAAAATTCGATGCTCGGTTATTGGGCTTGCTGCAgagatttttatttgcaaatatctcTGTGAAGAGACTGGTGGATCCTACACAGTTGCACTGGATGAG TCCCATCTCAAGGAACTGCTGCTGGAAcatgctcctccaccacctGCAATTGCAGAGTATGCTGCAGCTAATTTGATTAAGATGGGTTTTCCACAGAGGGGAGCAGAGGATCTTATTTCCATTTGCTCTTgtcacaagaaaataaaatctgGGGCTGAAGGTTACATATGTCCTAGATGCAAAGTTAATGTATGTGAGCTTCCAACGGAGTGCCGAACTTGTGGTTTAACACTAGTTAGCTCTCCACATCTAGCAAGGTCCTATCATCATCTCTTCCCGGTACAACCATTTGATGAGGTGTCCTCCATGCACCCAAATAAACTAGGTCAAAAGGGAGGACAAAAGTGTTACAGCTGTCAGCAGAGCTTTATTAACCCTG ATAGTCACTCTAGCCTCCATGTTCGCTGTCCAAAATGCAACCAACACTTCTGCCTTGATTGTGATATTTACATCCACGAGAGCTTGCACAATTGCCCAGGTTGCGAGAGCCAGCGTAGTTCTTCATAG
- the LOC102706003 gene encoding receptor-like serine/threonine-protein kinase ALE2, whose product MPRRRRAALLFLALAVYVPLGTASSTTIASYLLGLWSRAHRHSLPATAPAPAPAPSPGTHRPAISHPAPRHHRKRPHVAPPLPPPSSSSERQDCSGISCSAPLTSTPIGSPCGCVHPMQIQLDLVVAPYQLFPRIDELEIEIAAGTFLKQSQVRIMGAGSSLEDPEKTTVTIDLVPLGQKFDRTSALLTSNRFLQKKVPINSSIFGDYNIIYVHYPGLPSLVPSVPGSLGPVSSSEYPFSANVRNRRHQKINSKSVAIIALSAVVLVLMSFGICIIWKFKGFEKSHGTGRVSNSSATRKTGMRSSFSSMTSSTASFVSTIGTCPPTVKTFSIAELEKATENFSFNKIIGEGGYGRVYRGTIDDEVEVAVKLLTRKHQNRDREFIAEVEMLSRLHHRNLVKLIGICIERSTRCLVFELVPNGSVESHLHGSDKIYGPLDFDTRMKIALGAARGLAYLHEDANPHVIHRDFKASNVLLENDFTPKVADFGLAKEASEGMDHISTQVMGTFGYVAPEYAMTGHLLVKSDVYSYGVVLLELLSGRKPVDMTQPPGSENLVTWARPLLTDREGLQQLVDPSMPAGYGFEKLAKAAAIASMCVHVEAAHRPFMGEVVQALKLIYNDSDETCSGSFGGGGGGGATEEEDYEAAPPSPWNGGGRMRSWNSDVATPPPPRRLAFPRAPCPTMDYSSDGASSSARRPRSASSLVLDKIESLAAYDWSGPLRASRGRNFYRLRGSMSEHGHPSEDCSMEGYWM is encoded by the exons atgccgcggcggcggcgggcggcgctgcTCTTCCTCGCGCTCGCCGTTTATG TGCCACTGGGAACAGCAAGCTCAACAACTATTGCGTCCTACTTACTTGGATTGTGGAGTAGAGCACATCGGCATTCTCTTCCTGCCACTGCCCCTGCTCCAGCCCCAGCCCCTTCCCCTGGAACTCATC GACCAGCTATTAGTCACCCGGCGCCTAGGCATCACAGGAAAAGGCCTCATGTTGCCCCACcactaccaccaccatcatcatcatcagaaagacaag ATTGCAGTGGAATTTCCTGTTCTGCTCCACTCACATCTACTCCAATTGGCTCCCCTTGTGGCTGCGTACATCCTATGCAAATTCAGCTTGATCTTGTAGTAGCACCATATCAGTTGTTTCCAAGAATTGATGAATTAGAAATTGAGATCGCAGCAGGAACATTTCTGAAACAGAGTCAAGTTAGGATAATGGGTGCTGGGAGTAGTCTTGAAGATCCTGAAAAAACTACAGTTACCATTGATTTGGTGCCACTAGGTCAGAAGTTTGATAGGACTTCAGCCTTACTGACTAGCAACagatttttgcaaaagaagGTGCCGATAAACTCTTCAATATTTGgtgattataatataatatatgttcaTTACCCTG GCCTACCTTCTTTGGTCCCTAGTGTTCCAGGATCCTTGGGCCCAGTAAGCAGCAGCGAGTACCCCTTCAGTGCAAATGTACGCAATAGAAGACATCAAAAGATTAACTCTAAAAGTGTTGCCATAATTGCATTATCAGCTGTTGTTCTTGTATTAATGAGCTTTGGCATCTGCATCATATGGAAATTTAAAGGATTTGAAAAGTCTCACGGCACTGGTCGTGTTTCAAATTCATCAgccacaagaaaaacag GTATGCGGTCATCATTCTCCAGTATGACCAGCTCGACGGCATCTTTTGTTTCAACAATAGGAACCTGCCCTCCTACAGTTAAGACATTCTCAATTGCTGAGCTTGAGAAGGCCACAGAAAACTTCAGTTTCAACAAAATAATAGGTGAAGGAGGGTATGGCCGTGTTTATCGAGGAACGATCGATGACGAAGTTGAGGTTGCGGTCAAACTGCTCACAAGAAAACATCAGAACAGAGATCGTGAATTCATCGCCGAGGTTGAGATGCTAAGTCGTTTGCATCATCGTAATCTTGTCAAGCTGATAGGCATATGCATTGAACGAAGCACAAGGTGCTTGGTATTTGAGCTTGTTCCAAATGGAAGCGTAGAGTCCCATCTGCATG GCTCCGATAAAATATATGGCCCGCTTGATTTCGACACCAGAATGAAGATAGCCCTTGGTGCAGCAAGGGGCCTGGCCTACCTTCATGAGGATGCCAACCCGCATGTCATACACCGCGATTTCAAGGCCAGCAATGTTCTTTTGGAAAATGATTTCACCCCCAAGGTTGCGGATTTCGGGTTGGCCAAGGAAGCATCAGAAGGAATGGACCATATTTCTACTCAGGTCATGGGAACTTTTGG GTACGTTGCCCCAGAGTATGCGATGACCGGGCATCTCCTTGTGAAGAGCGACGTGTACAGCTACGGGGTCGTGCTGCTGGAGCTGCTGTCGGGGAGGAAGCCGGTGGACATGACCCAGCCGCCGGGGTCGGAGAACCTCGTCACCTGGGCGCGCCCTCTTCTCACCGACCGGGAGGGCCTGCAGCAGCTGGTCGACCCGTCGATGCCGGCGGGCTACGGCTTCGAGAAGCTGGCCAAGGCGGCGGCCATCGCGTCCATGTGCGTGCACGTCGAGGCGGCGCACCGGCCGTTCATGGGCGAGGTGGTGCAGGCCCTGAAGCTCATCTACAACGACAGCGACGAGACCTGCAGCGGCtccttcggcggcggcggcggcggcggcgccacggaggaggaggactacgaggccgcgccgccgtccccgtggaacggcggcggcaggatgCGCTCGTGGAACAGCGAcgtcgccacgccgccgccgccgcgccggctgGCCTTCCCGCGGGCGCCCTGCCCGACGATGGACTACAGCTCGGACGGGGCGTCTtcgtcggcgcggcggccgcggtcgGCGTCGAGCCTGGTGCTGGACAAGATCGAGTCGCTGGCGGCGTACGACTGGTCGGGCCCGCTGAGGGCCAGCAGGGGGAGGAACTTCTACAGGCTGAGGGGGAGCATGAGCGAGCATGGCCATCCTTCCGAGGATTGCTCCATGGAAGGCTACTGGATGTAG